Genomic DNA from Cydia amplana chromosome 9, ilCydAmpl1.1, whole genome shotgun sequence:
GGCCATTTTGTTTCAACAAAATGGCGGCCTCCGAACGACCCAAACCGCTGGTTCTATGGAGAATCAACTGCCAATAGTTTGGTAAAGAAAATAGTAAAAACGGGAATGTTGCCCAATGTTCACTCATTGTCGTTATACATTTcggcaaaaaaaaaaggaaaaaggatTCAACTGCAGCGGCGCTCGTTTTTGCATTTAGTATGATTAAGGTACTGTCCGCGTCGCGGGTGTGATCGTTCGCTTCACTATAATcgtaattattttaacatcatTTAGATCTGTCTACGCTTGCTTAAGATATTTTACCCTTGACCATCTCGGCTtcgattatttattattagagtTATATTCGGAACGTATATTTTCGAGATTTATAGGTAGTGTCTAGTCGGTGGATTATACGGTTTACGTATTCGCGTAGGATCGTGAGACTGAAGCCTACAGCAGTGGAACTCTGACCTAAGTTAAGTTGAGGGCTCACGCAATACCGGCCGCGCGCTGTGCGCTCCGGGTCTACTCAGAACCGCTACATTTGAGACACCAGAGTTGGTGCGATCGCATTGCCAGCATTTTAACTGAAAATTTTAACCTTATACGTTTTGGGTACTCATATTATCCAATATTTCTATAGTCGGTAGGCCCTAAATCCAGCCCAGCGCAAGCGCGTCTGGCTAactaataaactaaaataacgataagtaagttaggttatttaagTATAGAGTAAGGCGAATGCCGCTTCCAATATAATCGTCCATTCCACGCTTCATGGGGtgttttatacatttatataacCGGTGCATTGTATATAAACGATCGACGTTTACTCAGATAATCTCTGTTCTTAATACTTGGGAGcgtgtttttttataatgaacAAAATATGTTTATTGATGTACGCAGAATGCTGATCCTGGATTAATATTTGTACGATAATGTCTTTGTAAActatttatgaataaattataatcaTATTGTAAAGTGATGTTTTATTTAGCCTTATTGATTATAAGTGATCTGCCGGTACCATATAAAGTaccctataaaataaaattagcagCTGAAATTCAGTTCACGTTTACCCATAAGGCTATTGCACTcactaccagggatgttgcgaacatccgcatccgcaaccgcggaacttccgcattattttcaacatccgcataaaatcgatgcggagcttatgcggatgcggatgtcgaacaagtcggtacaggaacgtcttagcggcggcgtaagtgctaggtaatttcataattacctataacgaaatcgtctagatccagaaaagtcagccaagttactgtttattaaatataacgcacctatattcttgttcaaatactaaacgtttcgtttttttttaaataaaaaaatactaaaaatgtaatatttgacgttttctaagtacctaatcttgacatccgcatccgcggatgtgagcctttaaaaatccgcatccgcggatgtcaaaaaatcggcatccgcaacatccctgctcacTACATTGTTAAATGTGGCGAACAGCCCTGAATCAACGCAGTGTAACTGTAATTGCACCAAGACGACCTCGAATACTATCCGAGCATTCTTGGCTAGAATTATCTGTAAAACCTCTGCCCacctaaactgtcattcaatagaacttgcgaactatgtaaacaaaagttactagtaatttgacatttggtgtcaattttagtatggtggtttgtttacatagttagcaagttctattgaatgacattttatgctCATCACGCTGCCGCGATGTTGCCCGCTCCGGCGTCGCGATTACAGCCTAGCAAAAAAGGTAGAATTTAAAAAGTGGCgtcactgtagtgtcgtcccgtttttcttagattgatttgaaagggacgacactacagtattgctactttttaatttctactcttttttgccaggcCATAAATAATCGTGACGCTCCATACTTTCATTTGACTCGCGCCAAAAAACCGACAAAATAGGGAGCGGTGCGCATGATGACTAGCGCGGCCACACTACGTCTCTGCCTACATCCCAATCCTAGAATTCTCGAACTTGCATTTTTCTTGCATTctctaaaggccccagtacacaatgggccattgccggccactccaatggacgcagccatgcggtagaatgagatagtaatatcacttgctccctctaacgcataaatgaaTGCGTCCCTTgaggccccagtacacagtgGTGAAGGATGGGCCTTCCCACGCCGgcgccattgtgtacaggggcaaTGGTATACAATGGCGGACGACCGGCCGCCGTCAGTTGTCAGCCGTGGTGGGCAATCGGGAAGTTGTCGGTTTTTTTGGCACACTTCAAAGGAATCGTGGCGTACCGTGGCCTGTGGTGTTCACACAGTCGCCATTGTTTAtttagtttgacgtaaatactaCTAAATACGCTGTCAGTTTGAGAGAGACCCGCTGTTgtgtatattgtatgtatatgtatatgcatCATTTAATTGTGTGAACACCTACGTGATATTAGCCTACAGTTGCGTATTGCAAAGCATGGCTTGGCGTGGACATTCCTTCACcactgtgtactggggcctttggAGCAATGGAGTGGCCGGcaatggcccattgtgtactggacTGGGGCCTTAACGAATTTATAGCTGgttaagcagatcttgtcagtaaaaaaaggcgcgaaattcaaattttctatgggatgatatcccttcgcgcctacatttttcaaatttgccgcctttttctactgacaagatcagcTTGAGCAGCTATATAGccagtttaaactctcgcgcgagccacgagacgagcctcgagccgcgccacgagacgcgagtgtaagcggtgggctcgcggctcgtctcgtggctcgcaagctcgtcgagctaatataatttaaacactaacggcacggcataaggtttataaccgaatgacaagccgaacgcgagtgtaagcggtcgACTCGCGtgtcgtggcgcggctcgcggctcgtctcgtggctcacgcgagagtctaaattagcTAATAGATTTTCTGGGAACCCCCTTATTCACATGCTGCGAATTGCGATGGCTATTGGAGCATGTTTAGAAACCTAGTATTTTTTCTTCTTTAAAACAAGATATGGTAAAAAAAGATTTCTTACTAAATTGTTAAAACATATGGCGAGTATGTACTATGTATTTTGGTCACAGTAGTTATAGATTTGAGAATGAAATGTGAAAATTAGTTAAAATACTCATtctcacaagattttttttattataaccgAGAAGTGAAGTAGTGGTTTCTGAACACAACTATATTTCAATTCTAGGAAATGTCAAGCAAGTGTCAAAATAAAGTTGAGTGAGAGCTGTTGAAAGCAAAAAGCCGGTACGTGCGATcattatcctaaaattattaattaaaataacatacaatttgcTTTAAAAATGCTTTTCAAGAAACTATTTACTATAGTTTTCGTACGAACCGATACCCAAGTACTATTAGGCTTGAAGAAACGTGGTTTCGGCGTAAACAAATGGAACGGTTTTGGCGGTAAAGTCGAGCCCAATGAAACAATAGTCGAAGCAGCTGTGCGAGAGTTGAAAGAAGAATGTTGTCTTAACGTTAAAAAGAGCGATATGAAAAATATTGGCCACCTAGAATTCACGTTTGAAGGTGAATCGACAATGATGGACGTGAGAGTATTTAGTACTACGGTCTACGAAGGGACACCTACTGAAACGGAAGAAATGCTCCCTAAATGGTACAATAATGATGAAATCCCATATAAGGATATGTGGCTTGATGATGAGATATGGTACCCATGCATGTTGAAGGGTAAGCTTTTTTATGGAAGGTTCCATTATCAGGGAcatgaaaaaatattgaattacaAAGTTGAAGAATTGAAGTCTATGGAGGAATTTTATGCTAACAGGAAATAAGTTTTAAGCTGGAAACTTTAGTGGCAGTGTTGATTAACGGGTTGCTGATTATGACCACTAAGATatgatataaatttaattttaataaaaatattactttcaCCTGTTTTGAACagaaatgttttcttttttaatcaAGAGATTTATCATGTGACAATTGTTAGTAATTAAGTATAAGATTGTTGTTTGTTAGTTGCTAAGTCTGTGATTCAACTTAGTTGTTCCTAATAATGTTAAAGTACTTAAATACCATTAATCTGATACTGTacctttacttattttctctATTATATGGT
This window encodes:
- the LOC134650709 gene encoding oxidized purine nucleoside triphosphate hydrolase-like — its product is MLFKKLFTIVFVRTDTQVLLGLKKRGFGVNKWNGFGGKVEPNETIVEAAVRELKEECCLNVKKSDMKNIGHLEFTFEGESTMMDVRVFSTTVYEGTPTETEEMLPKWYNNDEIPYKDMWLDDEIWYPCMLKGKLFYGRFHYQGHEKILNYKVEELKSMEEFYANRK